AACTATGACTTAAATACTGTAACTAATGAGACAAAACAAATAGCGTGTTTTTGAACCTTGGGCTTTCAGCAAAGCTAAGTAGGGTTAAAGTTTACATATAAAAGGCATCAGAAAATTGATTAAAAGCCACTTATTCACACTGCCTTATACCTGAGCAAACAAGATACAAGTTCAAATATTAACCTCCACACATGCCGTAGCACAAACATGTGTGTCCAGAATAGTTTGAATATTAAATCCACAAGCAGTAGCAAGATCTTGCCTATCTGGAGTGAAGTTCAGATGTGAAGTAGCGAAAGGGGAGGGCTCTGCATGGCTGTGTTTAGACATCGACTTTAACGGGATTAAGGTAACATGTTCTCTGGTGGACAGGATCTGGTTGAGATTAGTGCAGATGTTGGCATGTTGAAATCTTGAAAGCTCCCTGGGATCCTGGGCAGCTGAGTGCTTACAAAAAGCGTTTTGATACTTTTTGGCGCAGCTCTGAGCCTTGTTTTGTTTgtccttggtttgtttttttttttttgttcttgctttgaATGATAGGGGCAGCAGgccaaaacaaacaacactttATTACAAAGAACACGGCCAAGCTCGACCGAGAAACAGAAGAGCTGCACCATGACAGAGTTCCGCTGGAGGTGGGCAAAGTGATCCAGCAGGGCCGACAGAGCAAGGGCATGACGCAGAAGGACTTGGCCACAGTGAGTACGGCCCGGGGCCCACCAGCCTCTGCTCCCGCTCTCCTGAGGCAGGTTTAGGTACCTCGAGGCAAAGGTGGACACTTTTCCTGTCCCCTGATGGGCAGCTGCAGTGGGATGGTATCATGAGCAGAAAGTTTGGTGAACGCAACATCTCTGATGTCTGATCTCCAGGCAACATTAGTCATCTGGGAGATGTTTTAGGGGTTTATCTGTGCAGGCCTTGAACACCTGCTTGGAGACGGGGCGTAGCTGCTGCTGGTGAGCTGgtaggaggctttttttttccctctcctgtcaaCTCACCACTGCCGTGAGGCTTTTGTGTACCATCTGGGCCTGATGCAGCGTTCAGGAGCTCGCTGCTCTCTTAAGGAATAGCAATATGTAGTGCTACTGCTCCTCCTGGGAGGCGGAGGGAGGTAGGAGGCTGTCCATGATTGGTGTCAGCGTCGCTGTGACACTCAAATAGTGTAGGGAGGTGATAGTGGTGATGGAGTAAGCCTGGAAGTAGCACTCTGTCTTCCGATCCTGGCATCATTAGAGGCTGTTACTTATCTGTGTGAGTTGTGGGGGGTTGGTGCTGAGTGTTTGCTGTGTATGGAGCCAGTGTTTAAGACACATCCTCTCTtcctagaaaataaatgaaaaaccaCAAGTTATTGCTGACTACGAATCAGGAAGAGCAATCCCCAATAACCAGGTTATGGGCAAGATCGAAAGAGCCATTGGTAAGTTAAGAAAGATGACTTCAAAAATAATGGCAATGTTTTCGGTGCCTAGGAGGGATGTTTTGGTTTACTTTACTTATATTTTCCATGTCAGGAAGTTGCTTGGCTGTAGGTTATTGTGGGTGTGGTGTCAGTAAGCTGTGTTCTGATAACACTTGGATCTGCTGACTGAAACCAGAACTCAgagctcttttttcctttgttcttcatcTTCATGTGTGGAGCCGTGCCCTGGGGACCACCCCTGTATGCTCCCCCCCAAAATCAATGAAATACTGAGACCCGTGAAGGCCTGATTATCCTCGGGAAGGTATCTTGCAGCCACTAGTGTTGATGTTACTCTCCTAGGCCAGTTCAGACACTGTTCTCTGGGAAGACGGTGCACAAGCAAGAGTCGGAGCTTTGTCTGAAAATAGTCTGGTGCTCCTAGAAACTAAAGCAGAGTTCTCCCTAACTCTGGTTCCCCTGCCCTcttttttggatgttttcttccttgtagCAAAAATACGCGGAAATAAAATTACCAGGTGGGTGATGGAGTGCTGATGGCCGCTGATGGTGGTCGTCTCCTTTGTCTTATTCCAGGCCTTAAACTGCGTGGGAAGGATATTGGAAAACCGCTGGAAACTGGCCCCAAAGGGAAATGACACCAAAGCCTCGAAATCAGTTTGTCCAGACTGATCTCGTCTGGCTGGTTCTCCTTAACCACCAGAATCTCTCTTCGTATTGCCAAGCTGAACAAGAGGGTTTCAGACTTGCTTTGGGGGGGAAATCTGCCGAATCTGTACCTGCTGTAAAAAGGCAACCTTAAAGAAGCGattttcctgattttgtttttccttcctcctttccagaGATTGAGGAACTAAACCCAAAAAAATACCGCATCTGAAAAAACATGTGCGTCTTGGTGTTTAGAAGCAGCTAAGGTTAAGACACTTGGGGTGGTCTGAAATGCGATCATTTAATTGGAAAAAATTGTGGGATGGGTGggatatattatatataaataatttgGGAGAGTTGGGGGTTGATCAGTGTCTGCATTTGAAATGATGACTCAGTCACTGCATCACaatgacatttttgtttgttccttCCAGCCTGTTTTAAAGAGATCTATAATAAAGTTTGATACCCTTCAGTTGCACAGGGTACTTGCTGCGTGTTTACCAGCTGGCAGTAAATTTTTGTTCTGGGGTGTGAGCGGAGCTGCAGCACCCTCTTCCTTTGGGAAGCGTAATTAGTGGGACTACCTGGAGTGTCTGGGGCATGGGCGGGTGCTGTTGCAGCTTTCCTGGCTGCTCTGCCCCTTTCCCCGGCGGTGAGGACTGCAGCTTTGGCTGGCGGCCCAGAGATGAAATCAGTCCTGTGGTTTTGTCGTGTGCGGAGGTGAGCGGAGCCTGTGGGGTTCTACAGAGCGAGGTGGATGTGGACACGCTTGGTTGGGCATTTCCATGAAGCCAGAGCCCTCCTTGTGTCTCgcctctgcccttccctggcTCCCACGAGCACAACGAGGTAGGGGCTCGTTCCTGTGGGCCAGTGCCATGGtggagctgtggggacagcgCTTGGTGACTGCGTGGCGTAACCTAAGTGGGACAGAGCTGAAGGGAGAGTTGTCTGTGGcagggcaagaagaaaaacaggtttcGGTGGCAAACCAGGAAAGCAGGACACCCCGATCCCCTCCAGATGAGCTCGGGGGGTTGAGCTAATCCCCTAATGGGGATGCAAACCGgtctggctgctgctgttcttgggtGGCGGGTTTGGCCGGGGGCTCCTTAGGGCTGCACAGGATTAAATTAAGTTttgaaagctggggagggggaagagaggggtcCTGGGCTTAGGGTGGCCCGGGTGCAGGTGGGGGCGCCCTGGCCCTGAGCCCAGCCAGGGCCTCAGgaacatctttctttttcccaatGACCTTTGAAAGGCACGTGGGCGGTGTGGTGGTAGGTGGGCGCCCATGTGGTGgggccagggctgctctgcctcgTGTGCTGTGTGGTGCCcccgctctgctccctgccccccacctccccaaacccAGCAGAAGCCCTGGCCTTCCTCCCCGTGGCAGCTGTGTGCCCTGGGAGCTCTTGTGCCTAATCCCGGGCGTGGGAAGGAGCTCATGCCCTGTGCAGCACCTGCTGatctgcccagccctgggggggggccaGGACAACGCGCTTCACCCCTTCCATGGCCAGGACCGTGCTCGGACGTGGTTGGCCACTGCAAGGAACTCCTGCTGACAGCGCCTGGCAAAGCATGGGCATGTCACTACGTCTTGGTGCAGAAAATTCATGTTACGAAAAACAATGTAATTTCCCGAGCAATGGAGGTAGTGGAGGCAGTGGCACGTCCCTCGGCGGGGCTGGCACCCCGGGGTGAGCGCCCGCTGCAGCTCCCCGCTGTTGGATGCTGAGAGCCGGAGGCGGCTGCTGGAGTGTGGGGTCTTGCcggggggatgctctgccctgTGTACGCCTCGCAGGCGTGAGTAGGCAATTACTGCTGCTGGCTTGTTATTTCAAACCTCATTCCCCTCTTTTGGCTCTGGAGATATAATGACCTTGTCCTGTAAAGAAAGGTGAACGGGAATCGGTTACAGTAAGCGTAGGCTGTGTCTAATTTGAAATACAAGGACCTCTTCCAGGCTGCAGAGGGGAGAACCCGTGTGCTGACCAACCAGCAGAGGAGCCAAACCGCCCAGCGTGCCCGAGGGGCTCCGTGCCCTCTTTGGGGGTCAGTCCTGGGGTCAGTGGCTCTGCTGGGGATTATGTGGCACCAAACTCGTCAAGGGAAACTGTGGCTTAAGCTGCTTCTCACGGTTTTAAGTTGCTGGCTTGAAGAGGATGAGCAATGTTTGCATgacctgctccctgcagggctcTGGGGAGGAGGATCGCAGCCTCAGCTCTTTCTGGAGCAACTgcctgatggcagcagcagcatttcgGGGTCAGTCCTACAGCTTGGGGTCACTTGTTAGCAGGCAGCCAGATAAGAGGCAGAGCCCTTTGCACCTCCCTGACATGTTGGCATAGTGCGGGCTCAGGGGGAGCCTGCCGGGATTTGCTGAGCTTTTAGGAAAATGCTGTTTTGGCGCAGCTGGGGGCAAGCAGGAGAGCCCTTCACCCCTGTCCTTACATCTCGAAAAGTGATGTTGTCGAAGCCCTGGGGAGCGTTGCTCTCTGCTGGCGTCCCGCTTGCTGGCCCTCGCCGCTTCAGGCAGTACCAGCCTCCGACGGCCACCAGCGCCAGGATGATGATGGCCAGGAGGAGACTGAGCACCACCTGTGTCACAAAGCTGCTGGAGGATTTCTCTGCAGGGAGAAGAGATGCTGCCAGGCTCAGCTCACCAGGAGAGCTGGGTCTTGCACCCCTCAGCGCCAGCACTCCGAGTGGTGACGGGTTGACCTCTCACAGCCAGAACCAGCCCCGCACCTTCCACTGGCACCTCGGGGCTGGAATGGCAGCCCCTCCCCGAGCTGTACACAATGTCGTCCAGTGCCACCGTCCCCTCCATCGGCCACCTCTGCGTTGTGATCTCAAAGATGATCTGTGGCGGGAGATGGGATATGGGGGGGGGTGATGTCTGGGGAaggcaccccacagccccggagggcaccctgcaccccagggccaccccactCACCTGGAACTCGctgtggctctgcacaggcaccacgccgccccgccagccccggctccggTGCCCCGCCACGCTCCACACCGTGCGCTGCCCCGCCGCACTGTGCAGCCTCACCCGCAGCTCCCCGCAGGCTGCAACGTGGAGGGGGACAGGCACCCTGGCATCCCCGCAGCCCCTCAAGAGCCACCGGGCCCTCCCGGCTGTGCCATCCTCCCCTGGGATGGCGGTACCCAGCAAGAATGGGCATCCCCACCGCCCCACCGGAGCTGAACCTCAGCGTCCATGGTAgcgtgggtggggagggggtttgcaGCCCCTGACCAAGCCCCATCATGGGCTCCTGACACCCTCCCCAGCgacagcccccccgccccgcccctgcGGTGCTTACAGAGGTGCTCCGGGATGTCCATGTGGTACCAGAACCGCAGGCAGGAGtcggcagcagcaggcaggtgctGGCTCTCCAGCCGGGCAGTGGTGCCCCCGGAGCCCAGCACACTGGTGTCAAAGTGCACGTAGTGACCTGGACAGGTAGGAACAGAGCACAGGGTGTCCCTTtgtcctgcagccccctccccacatgTCCTGCTCCCCTGCAAAATGCCCAGAGCGATGCCTGGAGgattgcccccccagccccgctccctttGGGACCGATCCATCTCTCTCAGGCAAGGAGggggcagggatgctgtggagcAAGGCCCCCCTAGGATGcactgggtggggggggacgcGACATTCATGGGTGACCCCATCCAtccccagctcctcttcctccccccgaGCCGTGCCATGGTGCCCTGGGAGGGACGGGTGTCTCCTACCATCCCTTGTGCCCAGGGTGTGATCCTGTTCGGGGCCGGGGTACTTGACAAGGGGCACCCCGCTCTTCCAGCCCCAGGCGAAGCCGTGCAGGCGGGGGTCCGAGGGGCTGCTCCAGCCGCACAGGTCCCGCTCGAAGTCACAGGACGCTGGGAGAAAAGGGGGGGCTGTGATGCACCCAGCACCGCGGGCACCCAGTGCCCTGCGCTATCTGGTGGGAGACAGGGCATCTGGGgcggaggggggcagcccccagccccctccccactgcccccagcttTGGGCCAGGCCAAGctcagggcaggagcagggcgcCTGGTGGCCACCGCAGAGCCATGATGGATGGGACAGGCTGTTCCCATCTCCACAGCCATGTGCCCCCATGGGGTGCcacatcccccccatcccaccccgggcCGGTCCATGGTGCTCCCGTGGTGTGGGCTCTCACCTGGCTCGGGGCAGGCTCCGTCTGACACGTGCAGGTCATCCAGCGCGATGTACCCGCGGTCGCCCCCAGCTCCCACTGCCTCGAACGTGGCCTGCCGGAGGGGTGGGCAGGGTGGGACGCTGAGGCCGGCACCCGCCACGCTCCCCTTGTCACCGCTGCCTGTCCTGCTCCCCGCCGTGAGGTCCCCGGCACCCTGCCCCATCTCACCTGCCAGTCCCCATCCGGCTGGACGGTGACGTGGCCGCGGTGCCAGGCATCCCCCTCCATGGTGCTCACGCTCATCACCTTCCTCTTCACCCCGCTCTGCTCCACGAAGACGTCGAGAGATCCTGCCCAGGGCACCCGCCATGGAGGGGGGGCGGTTCCAGGCTGTAGGCCATGTGGGACCCCCACTCGTCCAGAGATGCCCCCGGGGGCCTCACGGGGGGTCATGGCACTCACCTGGGGTCCCGGCACTCAGCTGGTACCAGAAGGCCAGGCACTGGGTGGGTGCAGAGGGCTGGTAGGGCCGGGAGGTGAGGGCAGCCACTCGCCCCGCAGGCAGGGAGCCCCTGCCTGTGCTCACCACCATGTAATGGCCTGTGGGGAGAGAAGCCCCCGCGCCATCAACCCCGTCCCTGGGGCGGCACCAGGGGACTGCTGGGGCTGGAGTCCCCCCTCCAGGTCAGGAATCTCCCCCAGgctggggagccctggggctgggaaaCTCCAGGTTTGGGGAGCCCCATACAGTAGTGCCCTCTGTAcgtcctgggcagggcaggcaggagggcaggcagggtgctcagtgcaggcagggagggcaggcagggtgctcagtgcaggcaggagggcaggcaggacacccagggcaggcaggagggctccATCAGAGCCCCGGCAAGCTGTGACCCTGGTACCTGTGGCGGTGCCAGTGGTGTGGtcggccgcggggccggcggcggtgcCAGTGCCGTTGCTCTGCCGCAGCCAGGAACGCGCCTCGCTGGCTGCCAGCCCGCAGGCATCCGCCTCGAAGGAGCAGGAGAGCTCGGCCCCACAGGGCCCCGCCGTCAGCGCCAGGTCGTCCAGCGCCACATCCCCCAGGAACCCGTCCCGCAGAGCCTCGAATGCCACCTGCCACCCAGATGGCAGTGTCAGATGGCCCCGCGCCCTGCCGTCACCCAGGGGCGTGCGGGGGACGCAGCTCTCACCCTGTACTGCCGCTGGCCTGTGGCAGGCAGCGTGGCCTGTCCCCGGTGCCAGACGCTGCCCTGGGTCCCCCGCCGGGTCCACAGCACCGTCTCCTCCGCTCCCTCCAGCCGCAGCTTGAGGTTCAGGGTGCCTGGGTAGAGGGGAGCATCAGGCAGCCGTCCTGCACCCCTTGGGGACGCCGCAGTCCCCAGGGGAGCGGAGCCTGGCTGGGGCATCCCCGGGAGGATGCCATGGGGCTGCGTACCGATCTGCGGGCCGGCCAGGCGGTACCAGAAGGAGAGGCAgcgtggggcggcggcgggctgcTGGCGGTAGGTGACGAGCTGCGCCCGCTGCCCGCGGCTCCACGGCGCAGAGGGGTCCGCAGCCAAGAAGTAGCCTGAGTGTTGGGGACAGCCAAGGTGGAGGGGACACGGAACATGGGTGCCCTGAGCTGCAACACCCGCACCCCGGTCCCAGATGCGGGGGCCTCCGGGCTGCCCCAGCCGAGCTCGCCTCACAGGCGTGGGGCTGCTTGGGGTGCGCAGGGAAcgtgccagccctggggaggggaggttgAGGGGTCCCCTGGGCCGCCCGGGGTCCCCGGGAGAGGAGGCAGCCCCTTACCCGAGCCAGTGGTGTGGTCagagccctgcccctgccccgtgCCATGGACCCATTTGAAGTCGCTGGACTGATCCTGGTACCAGCCGCACGTGCCCCTCTCGAAGTTGCAGGACAGCTCTGGCAGGAGAGAGGTGACCGTGGAGGGAGAGGGAGTGGCGATAAGGCACCCCAAAAGCAAACAGGTCCCCAAAAcatccctttccctctgctccctggccCCACTCCCTGACTTTGCCCTGTGCGAGCACCCTGGCGCAGGGCGGGTGCTCAGGACTTCTGCACCTCGGTCCTGTCCCGTGGGCTGGGGACAGAGTGACAGTCACCAGGCAGCCCCTGTGGGAGCAGCACCCATCTCTGCGGGTGGGGGGCCGGGGTCCCCCCTGCTCGCATCCGCCCTCCCTGCCCATGTGCCCCTGGCTGTACCCGCGGCCTCTGATGGCACCGCATCGGGGTGGCACTGCACGAATGTCACATTGTCGATGGCGGCGCTCCCCGAGTCCTGCAGatccaccagccccagcagctcgaCCTGGGGGCGGCGTGGCGGCGGTGAGACGCAGGGTGCCTGTCAGGGCCGGCACTGCCCTGCCAGTAGCCGACCAGGCTGGTCCCTGTGCCCCTGGGCGCACCTGGAAGGGCCGTGTCCTCTCCCCCAGCAGGACACGAACACGTCCCTCAGCTGTGCCAGCGTGTCCCCACGTGTGCCAGGCCAGGTGGGTGGTGCCGGTGGTGTGATCCGTGATGCTGACGGCGAGGAAGCCTGCGCAGGAGAGGCGGTGTGGAAGCCACGGggaccagcagcccccagccaccccctggagcccccccagtgcctcagCACCTGCCCAGCCCATGGCcacaggggacaggggtggggataGGGACACCCTGGCTCCAGGACAGTGtgatggggcagagcagggctgggagagccagCAAAGGCAGGCGGGTGTGGGGGGCTCTGCCCTTTGCCAGGGTGGGacagggagcgggcaggggacCCCGGGGCTGGGCACGGGGGTTACCTTGGGGGCTGTGGTGCATGTGGTAGCTCATCTCCATGGCGCAGGCAGGGCCAGAGGGGCCCAGCAGAGGCGTGCGTGCCTTGGCAGCAGCCATCGCTTGTCCTTCTCCTGCCTGGAGGGCCAGGAAAGCGCCTGGGCACGGAAGCGACATGAGAGGTCAGGGCAGGGGTCCTGCGTCCCTgtcagcacccccagcccagcaccctgcctgggCATCACCCCCCGCCTCCCACCACGGCACCCGCCTACCCCAGCGGGGCAGGAGCGTGGGGTCCCTGCGCCCTGGGAGCCCCCGCGGTGCTGGGGACCAAAGCGCGTTGTCTCGGTGGTGGGAACAGCCTCACCTGTGAGGACGGTGTTGGCAGCCTCAGTGGCCCTCTGCACGCCCCAGCGCAGCCGCCCCACGCTGACGTCGTGCCAGCCTCCAGCCCCCGCCTCGAAGGTGGTGGCTCCTGCAAAAACCCAGGCTCAGCCCCATCGGGCCACCATGTTTCCCGGGGGCCGCGTGGGCACCCATGTCCCCCCGCCGTGCCAAGGAGTGCCCAGGTCGCCCTGCCCTGGTCCCCTGTGCTGCCTGGCTACCGGGGAGCTGGGGGTCGCCTGTGGCTCTCACCACAGCGCTTCTCGTCGGAGCCGTCGGCACATGTCTCAGCGAAGTCGCAGGCCAGCTCCGCGCTGATGCAGTCCCCGCTGTCACAGGCCACCTCCTCGGCCGTGCAGGGGGCGGCACGCGTCTGGCTCGGCAGCGTGGTCGAGGTGTTGTCTGATGGTGAACCACCCTGGGCTGGAGAGTGGTGGTGAGAGGGACCGGCAGCGTCACCGGTGTCACCCCTTCAAGCCGTGgtcccgtgtccctgtccccaaccatctccctgctctccctttcccccagccccatccctgccctgccctgcctgctgccaccagACGGAGGGGACGGAGCGGGTAGCTGCTTGTGTGACACGGCTTGGGCAGCAGGTTTTGGCACAGGGGATGGAGCGTAACAGCTGCAGGACGAGGACACCAGGCAACCTGGGCTGCAAGCCCCAGCGCAAGTGCCTGCCATGCTGTGCCCAGGATGGTCACCATGAGGAGCGGAGGGACAGGCAGACCCTGCAGTCGGTCCTTTAAGGATGGTGCCATGGGCACAAGACACCTGGGGACCCctgcccacgctggagcaggggtgGGGGACAGCCACCCTCCAGCTCACCCTGCATCGGCTTGCAGCCCGGAGAGAGGATCAGGTCATCGATGGCCACAGTCCCCGCGCTGCTGGCCACCCCCTCAATCAGCACCTGCGGGGAAGCACCGTGCCAGCAACATCAACATGGGGTCTGCACAAGTACAGAGGGGACAGGCAGTGGTGCTGGGCACgggggggagcactggggagccaCGGGACAGGGGGAGCCCAGCTCCTCTGATCGGCCGACACAGCTTCCCCTGGGAAGGGGCTCGGTGGCAGCAGGGGCGATGCCGCGGCTGGAAGGGGTGCGTGGGGTAGCCTTGGGGTGACGGTGCTGCCCCTGCACACAGCTGTGGCTGCGGCTGCCCAGGGGTGCTGTTGGGTGCCCTCAGGGTGCCATTGGGGTGCCctccagagccagctgggagggggtctgggggtgggggtggccacGGGGCATAGCAGACAGGACAGTGGGAAggcatggggggacatgggatggatgaagacacccccccacccccttccagTGGGGCagtccctggctgggagggggggggctggtAGGGGGATTTGTAGGTGCGGGCACAGGGACACAAGGGTGGCCTATGCCAGGACTAGGAGGGTCAACCCCTACTCCCGGGCCCACGGGTGCACACTGGGGGTGACCCTGTGCCCTCTGTGTCCCTTGCCCTGCAGGCAAGCCCAGCTCGCCCCAGCATGGCGCCAGCCCACCTTGAAGCTCTCGGTCACTTTGAAGTCCACTCTCTCCCGGACCCAGGAGCTGCCCAGgtcccccatcctctccctcacCAGGTGCTTGGTGGTGGAGTTGGTCACATAGGAGATGCTGAGGCTGCTGGTGGCTGAGCCGTGGAGGTAGCAGTACAGCacgagctggggatggggagggggtgagTGAGCCCCGAAGCCCTGGGCAGGGGTACGCACCCCCCCCTGCATCCCACGGAGCGGCTGCCACCCCACCGAATGCTGACGAAGGTGGGGCCGAAGGCGCTCAGGGCTCCCATCAGGCACCGGAGAAGCCACCAAACCACCCCCAAAaaccctctgcccacccccagcaAAGGGCCaaccgcagccccagccccgtgcgGGGGTCCCCACGGCTGAGGACCCTGTCGCCTGCCACCACTGTGCCCACACAGGCTGCGAGACGCGGAATCCCGGCTGTGACTCACGGAGCAGGAGTTGGTGGCCTGGAAAATGGGACTGCTGAGCTGCGCTGTGCCGCTGGCCCCCGCGGCCGAGGTGTCGCTCACGTAGAGGAAAAAACCTGTGGGAGACACCGGGCAGAAGCTGAGCGGTGCTGGGCCGGGTGTGCGGGTACAAGGTGCTGTTTTCCCGGCAACGGCCTTAAGCCAAGCCCAGGCACACGTtagcccaggggctggaggccatgTCTACCCCAGGGACCCTGGGGTGCCAGTGCCTGGCCACATACCTGCcctgctgttcctgctgtggTCCCGGGGGGGGACGCTGTACCCAGTCCCCAGGCTCAGGCTCGTGTTCCTCTCCCACTTTGTCTGCCCGTCCTCTGCCTTCCAGCTGCAGAGACCGCCCTCAAAGGAGCAGTGGGAAAAGTTctctgcagggagggaggcagagcagagtgACCCAGGGAGGTCCCTGTGATGGGCTGACCCCTCCATAAAACCATCCGGGTGATTTTGTCCCTTTGGCCGCACAGCCACGGGGCAGAGCTGAGGtgacccctgccagccccacagcccggcTTTGCCCCACCGACGCAGACCCTCAGCCCTGACGTGCGGACAGGGGGCCGGTCCCGGGGCCAGGGATGCTCACGGCACTGCACGGGGTCCTCATCCAAGCCGTCTCCGCAGTCGTCAGTGTTGTCGCAGAAgcggtgctgtgccaggcaggacCCCCGCTTGCAGCGTCTCTCCTCCGCCCCGCAGacctgctgccctggctctggggcGGTGGGACACACCGTCAGCACCCGGCCAGCCCCACGGGGACCCCAGCACACGCTGGGCTCCCCCCACATCCTTCCCTGGGTTGCTCGAGGGACAGGGTTTGCTACCTGACCCATGCCCCGGCCAGGCAGATGCACCCAAGAGCCAgcgggcagcaggagagcccccccAGGTGCAACGCCCAGACCAGTTTCCCTGGGGATCCCGGCCGGTGTCTCACCCCTGTGAACGTGGGACTCACCCTCCAAGCCGCAGTTCCTGAAGATGACGTCGTCGAGAGCCAGCTGTGCCCCGCATGCCGGCGGTTGTGTCAGGGAGAAGATGAGCTGCCGACAAGATGCCAGGGATGGCACAAGCTGAGCACCTGCCCAAGCTCCCCAGACATCCTTAGCTCCCGGTGAGGGACATGGGGGCAGTGCCCGGGTA
The genomic region above belongs to Larus michahellis chromosome 15, bLarMic1.1, whole genome shotgun sequence and contains:
- the EDF1 gene encoding endothelial differentiation-related factor 1, which encodes MAESDWDTVTVLRKKGPSAAQAKSKQAILAAQRRGEDVETSKKWAAGQNKQHFITKNTAKLDRETEELHHDRVPLEVGKVIQQGRQSKGMTQKDLATKINEKPQVIADYESGRAIPNNQVMGKIERAIGLKLRGKDIGKPLETGPKGK
- the MAMDC4 gene encoding LOW QUALITY PROTEIN: apical endosomal glycoprotein (The sequence of the model RefSeq protein was modified relative to this genomic sequence to represent the inferred CDS: deleted 1 base in 1 codon) translates to MSPVSHVCPLSPAAGTVPGSSRVFSRVVSPVAGTILPSWSTVVNSCSSAAERLCDFVCDCSDCSDENQCGYLRGSAVLGTPFTCDFEEGDCGWQDVSTSTYRWVRGRASLAAWDMGPHSDHTVGTDLGWFMVTVSPPAKTAATAWLRSPVMREAAATCEIRAWYHLSGSGEGAHGLNQTEQPVLRLAMAYRDEVVGLWQSPGRGGEGWHQLVAYPGRIAGQFQLIFSLTQPPACGAQLALDDVIFRNCGLEEPGQQVCGAEERRCKRGSCLAQHRFCDNTDDCGDGLDEDPVQCQNFSHCSFEGGLCSWKAEDGQTKWERNTSLSLGTGYSVPPRDHSRNSRAGFFLYVSDTSAAGASGTAQLSSPIFQATNSCSLVLYCYLHGSATSSLSISYVTNSTTKHLVRERMGDLGSSWVRERVDFKVTESFKVLIEGVASSAGTVAIDDLILSPGCKPMQAQGGSPSDNTSTTLPSQTRAAPCTAEEVACDSGDCISAELACDFAETCADGSDEKRCGATTFEAGAGGWHDVSVGRLRWGVQRATEAANTVLTGAFLALQAGEGQAMAAAKARTPLLGPSGPACAMEMSYHMHHSPQGFLAVSITDHTTGTTHLAWHTWGHAGTAEGRVRVLLGERTRPFQVELLGLVDLQDSGSAAIDNVTFVQCHPDAVPSEAAELSCNFERGTCGWYQDQSSDFKWVHGTGQGQGSDHTTGSGYFLAADPSAPWSRGQRAQLVTYRQQPAAAPRCLSFWYRLAGPQIGTLNLKLRLEGAEETVLWTRRGTQGSVWHRGQATLPATGQRQYRVAFEALRDGFLGDVALDDLALTAGPCGAELSCSFEADACGLAASEARSWLRQSNGTGTAAGPAADHTTGTATGHYMVVSTGRGSLPAGRVAALTSRPYQPSAPTQCLAFWYQLSAGTPGSLDVFVEQSGVKRKVMSVSTMEGDAWHRGHVTVQPDGDWQATFEAVGAGGDRGYIALDDLHVSDGACPEPASCDFERDLCGWSSPSDPRLHGFAWGWKSGVPLVKYPGPEQDHTLGTRDGHYVHFDTSVLGSGGTTARLESQHLPAAADSCLRFWYHMDIPEHLSCGELRVRLHSAAGQRTVWSVAGHRSRGWRGGVVPVQSHSEFQIIFEITTQRWPMEGTVALDDIVYSSGRGCHSSPEVPVEEKSSSSFVTQVVLSLLLAIIILALVAVGGWYCLKRRGPASGTPAESNAPQGFDNITFRDDKVIISPEPKEGNEV